A single genomic interval of Hymenobacter gelipurpurascens harbors:
- a CDS encoding LexA family protein: MRVRPRLPPMRNIDLIPVHDSDTLFFLPLFSCAVSAGFPSPASDHTDELFDLNRLLLRHPDATYLVRVSGESMRDAEIHEGDLLAVDKQLEADHNHIVVAVVEGECTVKRLVCEHGTWWLKPENPDYQPWEIRDAGDVRIWGVVTHVLHELVPGKLTALLRTRD; this comes from the coding sequence TTGCGGGTCCGCCCTCGTCTGCCTCCTATGCGCAACATTGATTTAATCCCCGTTCACGACTCCGATACCTTATTTTTCCTGCCGCTCTTCAGCTGCGCGGTATCGGCAGGCTTTCCCTCCCCGGCCTCGGATCATACCGATGAGTTGTTTGATCTTAACCGCCTGCTGCTGCGCCACCCGGACGCCACCTACCTGGTACGCGTGAGCGGGGAGAGCATGCGAGATGCCGAGATTCACGAGGGGGACCTGCTGGCGGTGGACAAGCAATTAGAGGCCGACCATAACCATATCGTGGTGGCCGTGGTGGAAGGCGAATGCACCGTTAAACGCCTGGTGTGCGAGCACGGCACCTGGTGGCTGAAGCCCGAGAACCCCGACTACCAGCCCTGGGAGATCCGCGATGCGGGGGACGTGCGCATCTGGGGGGTGGTCACGCACGTGCTGCACGAGCTAGTGCCCGGCAAGCTCACGGCCCTACTGCGCACCCGCGACTAG
- a CDS encoding sigma-54-dependent transcriptional regulator, translating to MPTGTILLIDDEAMLRQAVARTLELEGYTVLQASNAHRGLQTLREQADGIGVVLSDVKLPDGRGLDLLPRYKALAPLAEVILMTAYGTIPDGVRAMKEGAFDYLTKGDSDDQLLVVVERAMDRARLQQRVALLERKVDTQYSFESMVGHSPALEKAKAIARQVAPTDATVLLEGPTGAGKELFAQAIHYGSERRRKPFVAVNCSAFPRELMESELFGYKKGAFTGAQADKKGLFEEAHGGTLFLDEIGELEPGVQAKLLRVLEAQEFTKIGDTRPTRANVRIVAATNRNLRQEADQGHFRPDLYYRLSVVVVPVPALHARRADVAPLTEHFLQHFAVKLRQRPLTVTPEALRVLEHYSWPGNVRELKNVLERASILTPADQPLTVDGLPLELQLFAQVGSPASSPEDERSLRSAEKQHIQRILLETGGNKTETAKVLGVALTTLYRKIQEYGL from the coding sequence ATGCCCACCGGCACGATTTTGCTTATCGACGACGAGGCCATGCTGCGTCAGGCTGTGGCCCGCACCCTGGAACTGGAAGGCTACACTGTGCTGCAGGCCTCCAACGCCCACCGCGGCCTGCAGACCCTGCGCGAGCAGGCCGACGGTATCGGCGTCGTCCTCTCCGACGTGAAGCTGCCCGACGGCCGGGGCCTGGACTTGCTGCCCCGCTACAAGGCCCTGGCCCCGCTGGCCGAAGTCATTTTGATGACGGCCTATGGCACCATTCCCGACGGGGTGCGGGCCATGAAGGAAGGGGCATTCGACTACCTGACCAAGGGCGACTCCGACGACCAGCTGCTGGTGGTGGTGGAGCGGGCCATGGACCGCGCCCGCCTCCAGCAGCGCGTGGCGCTGCTGGAGCGCAAGGTTGACACCCAATACAGCTTCGAGAGCATGGTAGGCCACTCCCCGGCGCTGGAAAAAGCCAAAGCCATAGCCCGGCAGGTGGCGCCCACCGACGCCACCGTGCTGCTGGAAGGCCCCACCGGGGCTGGCAAGGAGCTCTTTGCCCAGGCCATTCACTACGGTAGTGAGCGGCGGCGCAAGCCCTTCGTGGCCGTGAACTGCTCGGCCTTCCCACGCGAGCTGATGGAGTCCGAGTTGTTTGGCTACAAGAAAGGAGCCTTTACCGGGGCCCAGGCCGATAAGAAAGGCCTGTTCGAGGAGGCCCACGGCGGCACACTCTTTCTCGATGAAATCGGCGAGTTGGAGCCCGGCGTGCAGGCCAAGCTGCTGCGCGTGCTCGAAGCCCAGGAATTCACCAAAATCGGCGACACCCGGCCCACCCGCGCCAACGTGCGCATCGTGGCCGCCACCAACCGCAACCTTCGCCAGGAAGCGGATCAGGGGCACTTCCGGCCGGACCTGTACTACCGCCTATCGGTAGTCGTGGTGCCCGTGCCGGCCCTACATGCCCGCCGCGCCGACGTGGCCCCCCTGACCGAGCACTTCCTGCAGCACTTCGCCGTGAAGCTGCGCCAGCGCCCGCTCACGGTTACGCCGGAGGCCCTGCGCGTGCTGGAACACTACTCCTGGCCGGGCAATGTGCGCGAGTTGAAAAATGTATTGGAGCGGGCTTCCATCCTCACCCCTGCCGACCAACCCCTGACCGTGGACGGGCTGCCCCTGGAGCTGCAGCTGTTTGCCCAGGTCGGCTCACCAGCCTCTTCCCCGGAAGATGAGCGCAGCCTGCGCAGCGCCGAAAAGCAGCACATCCAGCGCATCTTGCTCGAAACGGGCGGCAACAAAACCGAAACGGCCAAGGTGCTGGGTGTGGCCCTCACCACCCTCTACCGCAAAATCCAGGAGTACGGGCTGTAG
- a CDS encoding DUF1294 domain-containing protein, translated as MKLLLICLLFFNLLCFLLFAWDKRKAQRSQRRIAEKTLHLATLPGAAPGAWAAILLLHHKNRKAAFWGITLGLTLLQGAVLYFTWPYFQDPF; from the coding sequence ATGAAACTACTTTTGATTTGCCTGTTATTCTTTAATCTGCTGTGTTTCCTGCTCTTCGCCTGGGATAAACGCAAAGCCCAACGCAGCCAGCGGCGCATTGCCGAAAAAACGCTGCACCTGGCGACTCTGCCGGGCGCGGCGCCAGGTGCGTGGGCGGCTATTCTGCTACTGCACCATAAAAACCGTAAAGCCGCTTTCTGGGGCATTACCCTGGGGCTGACGCTGCTGCAAGGGGCGGTGCTCTATTTCACGTGGCCCTATTTTCAGGATCCGTTTTAA
- a CDS encoding potassium-transporting ATPase subunit F, translating to MMTALFLLSLAVFSYLVYVLLKPERF from the coding sequence ATGATGACTGCCCTTTTTCTTTTGTCGCTAGCCGTGTTCAGCTACCTGGTGTACGTGCTGCTAAAGCCCGAGCGCTTCTAA
- a CDS encoding KUP/HAK/KT family potassium transporter, with translation MAHLDAPPSTSNHSHTAISGAGLLIALGIIYGDIGTSPLYVMSAILKSARVPGLIEPALILGAISCVIWTLTLQTTLKYVIVTLNADNNGEGGIFSLYALVRRRGAWLSAIAIIGGAALLADGVITPPISVSSAIEGLRQVYPDIPTVPIVIGIIAGLFLLQSFGTQIVGKAFGPIMLLWFAMLGVLGGSWIAQNPTIIKAFNPYYAYELLVEYPGGFWLLGSVFLCTTGAEALYSDLGHCGKGNIRISWVFVKTTLVLNYLGQGAWLLAHQGQNLDGRNPFYALMPPWFLLIGIGVATVAAIIASQALITGSFTLVAEAIRLNMWPKVKLNYPTDVKGQLFVPSMNRLLLLGCIGVVLYFRESSNMEAAYGLAITITMLMTTILLTMWLRLKKVHPALISLFVVVYGAIEGAFLLANLIKFPHGGWVSLAIGLSLMAVMYVWLRAHFIKRRLTDMVKLAPYSEKLIALSNDESVPKYATHLVFLSGADRASEIEQKIIYSIFQKRPKRADIYWFVHVSTTDEPYTMEYKVTEIAPNDVLRITFRLGFRVEQRINLYFRKVIEELVRNGEVDITSRYESLSKQHVTGDFRFVVLEKFLSVENELPWVEKIVMQAYFYIKQFIASEVQYFGLDTSSVKVEKVPLIISAPQDISLKRIY, from the coding sequence ATGGCCCACCTCGACGCTCCTCCCAGCACCAGCAACCATTCACACACCGCTATTTCCGGGGCCGGTCTGCTCATTGCCCTGGGCATTATCTACGGCGACATCGGCACCTCGCCCTTGTACGTGATGTCGGCCATTCTCAAGAGCGCACGGGTGCCGGGCCTGATTGAGCCGGCCCTGATTCTGGGGGCCATCTCCTGCGTCATCTGGACGCTGACGCTGCAAACGACCCTCAAGTATGTCATCGTCACCCTCAACGCGGACAACAACGGGGAAGGGGGCATTTTCTCCCTGTACGCCCTGGTACGCCGCCGCGGGGCCTGGCTCTCGGCCATTGCTATCATCGGCGGGGCGGCCCTGCTGGCCGACGGGGTGATTACGCCGCCCATCTCCGTGTCATCAGCCATCGAAGGCTTGCGGCAGGTGTACCCCGATATTCCCACCGTGCCCATTGTGATCGGCATCATCGCCGGCCTTTTTCTGCTGCAGAGCTTCGGCACCCAGATCGTCGGCAAGGCCTTCGGACCCATCATGCTGCTGTGGTTTGCCATGCTGGGCGTGCTGGGGGGAAGCTGGATTGCGCAGAACCCCACGATTATCAAAGCTTTTAATCCTTACTACGCTTACGAGCTGCTGGTGGAGTACCCTGGCGGGTTCTGGCTCCTGGGCTCAGTATTTCTGTGCACCACCGGCGCCGAGGCGCTGTATTCCGACCTGGGTCACTGCGGCAAGGGTAACATCCGCATCAGCTGGGTGTTTGTCAAGACCACGCTGGTACTCAACTACCTGGGCCAGGGCGCCTGGCTGCTCGCCCACCAGGGCCAGAACCTGGACGGGCGTAACCCCTTCTATGCGTTGATGCCGCCGTGGTTTCTGCTCATCGGCATTGGCGTGGCCACGGTTGCCGCCATTATTGCCTCCCAGGCGTTGATTACCGGCTCGTTTACCTTGGTGGCGGAGGCCATCCGCCTCAACATGTGGCCCAAGGTAAAGCTTAACTACCCCACCGACGTGAAAGGCCAGCTGTTCGTGCCAAGCATGAACCGGCTGCTGCTGCTGGGCTGCATCGGGGTGGTGCTCTACTTCCGTGAGTCGAGCAACATGGAAGCGGCCTACGGCCTGGCCATCACCATCACCATGCTCATGACCACCATCCTCCTTACGATGTGGCTAAGGCTCAAAAAGGTGCACCCGGCATTGATTTCCCTGTTCGTGGTGGTGTATGGGGCCATTGAAGGGGCCTTCCTGCTGGCCAACCTCATCAAGTTTCCGCACGGCGGCTGGGTGTCGCTGGCCATCGGCCTCTCGCTCATGGCCGTGATGTACGTGTGGCTGCGGGCCCACTTTATCAAGCGCCGCCTGACGGATATGGTCAAGCTAGCACCTTACTCGGAAAAGCTTATTGCCCTGAGCAATGACGAAAGCGTGCCCAAGTACGCTACCCACCTGGTCTTTCTGAGCGGGGCCGACAGAGCCTCTGAAATCGAGCAGAAAATCATCTACTCTATCTTTCAGAAGCGCCCGAAGCGGGCCGACATCTACTGGTTTGTGCACGTGAGCACCACCGATGAGCCGTACACCATGGAGTACAAGGTGACAGAAATTGCGCCCAACGACGTGCTGCGCATCACCTTCCGCCTGGGCTTCCGGGTGGAGCAGCGCATCAACCTGTACTTTCGCAAAGTCATCGAGGAGCTGGTGCGCAACGGAGAAGTGGACATCACCTCCCGCTACGAGTCGCTGAGCAAGCAGCACGTCACCGGCGACTTCCGCTTCGTGGTGCTGGAAAAATTCCTTTCCGTCGAAAACGAACTACCCTGGGTGGAAAAGATAGTCATGCAGGCCTACTTCTACATCAAGCAGTTTATTGCCTCGGAAGTCCAGTACTTTGGCCTGGATACGAGTTCGGTAAAGGTGGAGAAGGTGCCCCTGATTATTTCCGCCCCGCAGGACATCTCCCTCAAGCGCATTTACTAG
- a CDS encoding Y-family DNA polymerase, which yields MFALVDCNNFYVSCERVFQPRLEDRPVVVLSNNDGCLISRSSEAKALGLQMGDPYFQVKPLLEQHQVAVFSSNYALYGDMSRRVMWYLSQVAPAVEIYSIDEAFLDLHGMERFVVSSLDSFARDVRANVLARTGIPTCVGIAPTKTLAKLANRLAKKSPDMGGVCHLDTDERRRWALEQVAVEDVWGIGRQYAQKLYAAGITTAAGLAGCSEAFARKHLGGVVGARLVRELQGTPCQGLAPSEDGTLSRRSLCCSRTFGRPLTEFPDVTAAISAFASRAAEKLRRQGDAAHLLTVFLSKSRYGLEAPPYSASAVLTLPMATNDTVELVRHARAALKKLWRPGTRYTKAGVILDGLEPEGQIQLTLFEAAPASEKRAKLMAELDSLNRRFGKGTVKLASLVLPPGQLRAPWEGQAQWRTPHYTTRLEDLLLVG from the coding sequence ATGTTTGCCTTAGTGGACTGCAACAACTTCTACGTGAGCTGCGAGCGGGTTTTCCAACCCCGGCTCGAAGACCGGCCCGTGGTCGTGCTCAGCAACAATGACGGCTGCCTGATTTCCCGCAGCAGCGAAGCCAAGGCGCTGGGCCTGCAGATGGGCGACCCGTATTTTCAGGTCAAGCCCCTGTTGGAGCAGCACCAGGTGGCCGTCTTTTCCAGCAACTACGCCCTGTACGGGGATATGTCGCGCCGGGTGATGTGGTACCTGAGCCAGGTAGCGCCCGCGGTGGAAATCTACTCGATCGATGAGGCCTTTCTGGATTTGCACGGCATGGAGCGCTTCGTGGTGAGCAGCCTGGACAGTTTCGCTCGCGATGTCCGGGCCAACGTGCTGGCCCGCACGGGCATCCCCACCTGCGTGGGCATCGCGCCCACCAAGACCCTCGCCAAGCTGGCCAACCGCCTGGCGAAGAAAAGCCCGGACATGGGGGGAGTCTGCCACCTGGATACGGATGAGCGCCGCCGCTGGGCCTTGGAGCAGGTGGCCGTGGAAGATGTCTGGGGCATTGGCCGGCAGTACGCCCAGAAGCTCTACGCGGCGGGCATCACGACCGCGGCCGGGCTGGCTGGCTGCTCGGAAGCTTTTGCCCGCAAGCACCTGGGTGGGGTCGTGGGTGCCCGGCTGGTGCGCGAGCTGCAGGGTACTCCCTGCCAGGGCCTGGCCCCGAGCGAAGACGGCACGCTTTCGCGCCGTAGTTTGTGCTGCTCGCGTACCTTCGGCCGGCCCCTGACCGAGTTCCCCGATGTCACGGCCGCCATCAGCGCGTTTGCTTCGCGCGCGGCCGAGAAGCTGCGCCGGCAGGGCGACGCGGCCCACCTGCTCACCGTATTCCTAAGCAAGAGCCGCTACGGGCTGGAAGCTCCGCCCTACTCGGCCTCCGCGGTGCTCACCCTGCCGATGGCCACCAACGATACCGTGGAATTAGTCCGTCACGCCCGGGCGGCGCTCAAGAAGCTTTGGCGACCGGGCACCCGCTACACCAAAGCGGGCGTAATACTCGACGGCCTGGAGCCGGAAGGGCAAATCCAGCTCACCCTATTCGAAGCCGCCCCAGCATCGGAGAAGCGGGCAAAGCTCATGGCCGAGCTCGACTCCCTGAACCGCCGCTTTGGCAAAGGCACTGTCAAGCTGGCCTCCCTGGTGCTACCGCCGGGCCAGCTAAGGGCACCATGGGAAGGGCAGGCGCAGTGGCGCACGCCGCATTACACCACCCGGCTGGAGGATTTGTTGCTGGTCGGCTAA
- the kdpA gene encoding potassium-transporting ATPase subunit KdpA, which translates to MNTELLGIAGLYLLTLLLALPLGRYLARVFRGETNLLDFMAPVERGIFRLSGIDERREMSWQQHMVALLTVNLVWFGLAMGILCSQGRLPLNPDGNPSMAPDLAFNTAISFLVNCNLQHYSGESGLSYLSQLVVITFLQFVSAATGIAAAVVVFNALQNRTTEKLGNFYHYFVKSLTRLLLPGSIMLALILVFNGSPMTLQGQQSLVTLQGDSVQVSRGPVAAMVAIKELGTNGGGFFGANSAHPLENPNYLTNAAENIALTLIPMAMVFALGFYLKRPRLSYMIFGVMTVGFLALLAPAVYYEMHGNPAIAHMGVDQSLGAMEGKEVRFGAAASAYWSITNTVISCGSVNSMHDSFMPLSGLSQLLGMMTNAFYGGCGVGLLNFFAYLVIAVFIAGLMVGRTPEFLGKKIEGREMKIAILVTLLHPLLILAGTALAAHTYTGHPAEYAGWLANPGFHGFSEMLYEFTSAAANNGSGFEGLGDNTPFWNIGTGIVLLLSRFLPLIGPVAIAGLLARKKYIPEGAGTLPADTATFGVMVLAVIVIIAALAFFPALALGPIAEHFTLY; encoded by the coding sequence ATGAACACTGAACTACTCGGCATCGCGGGCCTGTACCTGCTCACGCTGCTGCTGGCCCTGCCGTTGGGCCGCTACCTGGCCCGGGTCTTCCGGGGTGAGACCAACCTGCTCGACTTTATGGCCCCCGTTGAGCGCGGGATATTCCGTCTGTCCGGCATCGACGAGCGGCGCGAGATGAGCTGGCAACAGCATATGGTGGCCCTGCTCACCGTCAACCTGGTGTGGTTTGGCCTGGCCATGGGCATCCTCTGCAGCCAGGGCCGCCTGCCGCTCAACCCCGATGGCAACCCCTCGATGGCGCCGGATCTGGCTTTCAACACGGCCATTTCCTTTCTGGTGAACTGCAACCTGCAGCACTACTCCGGCGAATCGGGCCTCAGCTACCTCTCGCAGCTGGTGGTCATCACCTTTCTACAGTTCGTGAGCGCGGCCACGGGCATCGCAGCGGCCGTTGTCGTCTTCAACGCCCTGCAAAACCGCACCACCGAGAAGCTGGGTAACTTCTACCACTACTTCGTCAAGAGCCTCACCCGGCTGCTACTCCCGGGCTCTATCATGCTGGCCCTGATTCTGGTATTCAACGGCTCGCCGATGACCCTGCAGGGCCAGCAGTCCCTCGTGACGCTGCAGGGCGACTCAGTGCAGGTGAGCCGCGGGCCGGTTGCGGCCATGGTGGCCATCAAGGAGCTGGGCACCAACGGGGGAGGATTCTTTGGCGCCAACTCGGCCCACCCGCTCGAAAACCCCAACTACCTGACCAACGCGGCCGAGAACATCGCGCTGACCCTCATCCCCATGGCCATGGTGTTTGCGCTGGGCTTTTACCTGAAGCGACCGCGGCTTTCCTACATGATTTTCGGCGTGATGACCGTGGGCTTCCTGGCCCTGCTGGCCCCAGCGGTGTACTACGAGATGCACGGTAACCCCGCCATCGCCCACATGGGCGTTGACCAAAGCCTGGGGGCCATGGAGGGCAAGGAAGTGCGCTTCGGGGCCGCCGCCTCGGCGTATTGGTCCATCACCAATACTGTCATCAGCTGCGGCTCGGTGAACTCCATGCACGACTCCTTTATGCCCCTTTCCGGCCTGAGCCAGCTGCTGGGCATGATGACCAATGCCTTCTACGGGGGCTGCGGCGTGGGTTTGCTCAACTTCTTCGCCTACCTGGTTATCGCCGTGTTCATCGCCGGCCTGATGGTGGGGCGCACGCCGGAGTTTCTGGGCAAGAAAATCGAGGGCCGCGAGATGAAGATTGCCATCCTCGTGACGCTGCTGCACCCGCTGCTCATTCTGGCCGGCACGGCCCTGGCGGCGCACACCTACACCGGCCACCCCGCCGAGTACGCCGGCTGGCTGGCCAACCCTGGCTTCCACGGCTTCTCGGAGATGCTCTATGAGTTCACCTCCGCGGCCGCCAACAACGGCTCGGGCTTCGAGGGACTAGGTGACAACACGCCGTTCTGGAACATCGGCACGGGCATCGTACTGCTGCTCTCCCGCTTTCTGCCCCTCATCGGGCCGGTAGCAATTGCCGGCCTGCTGGCCCGCAAAAAGTACATCCCCGAGGGCGCCGGCACCCTGCCCGCCGACACGGCCACCTTCGGGGTGATGGTGCTGGCCGTCATCGTCATCATTGCCGCGCTGGCCTTTTTCCCCGCCCTGGCCCTGGGTCCCATCGCCGAGCACTTCACGCTCTACTAG